ATGACTTaaggaacgcacctctggctGTGCGTGGTTTCTGTGTTTGGGGAAATAAATCCTTCTCGTGGTATTTTCACCGGAAATCAAGTCTCCGTCTTCATTTCATTACGATCTcctacattatattatattatagagatatagagctccaggagtcagcaaacggcaacaatcccttctcctcaatgctgtggttcagtctgacagctcattggtctatgggcagcagctcatttgcatcaatgctacagacaccagaaacagcgcattctgaagggaccgaaacagaggggaatagcggtagccGATAttgtttttcctaaaagctatctCCAGCAAACAGatacaaaaacatgtttttttggaactCAAAAaaactatgtttacttgttgggaaaacaccataatatgtctcctttaacctcATGAATATGAAAGACTGCCTTGATACATTAGCCACAACCAGAAAATAGAAATGAACGTCTTCATTTTTATTACGTTAACACATCAAAATACTACGTGTTAACTCGCAAAAGAATAATTTGTACCCAAAATGTTCCTGCAATGCATTACCAGTCATCATGGTTAAGTTtacattaataaatataaaataataattgtaaaacATCGAAGTTGGGTGTAGGTAGGATATGTATGCCAAACAAAATGTTCCAGAAATTGGATTTGCCCTTAAAGTTGATCCGTCCCAATGTTGACTTCATCGCTCCTCCTGGGCGTGGAGGTAATTTATGCATTTTACCGTGATTGGTCCATTCTTTCACGTTTGAGCTGGCCAATGAGCAGAGTCCTAGATATCATTAAATACTTTACAAGGGAGGATTACCGGCCACTCTGAATTATTCAAGCAATTTAAAGTATCATGTCTGGAAGAGGTAAAACCGGTGGCAAAGCCAGGGCGAAGGCAAAGACCCGCTCATCCCGTGCCGGACTCCAGTTCCCCGTCGGCCGTGTGCACAGACTTCTCCGCAAAGGAAACTATGCTCATCGCGTCGGTGCCGGAGCTCCCGTCTACCTGGCGGCGGTGCTCGAGTATCTTACCGCTGAGATCCTGGAGTTGGCTGGCAACGCCGCCCGGGACAACAAGAAGACCCGTATCATCCCTCGCCACCTGCAGCTGGCCGTCCGCAACGACGAGGAGCTGAACAAACTCCTC
This Gadus macrocephalus chromosome 19, ASM3116895v1 DNA region includes the following protein-coding sequences:
- the LOC132447814 gene encoding histone H2A, which translates into the protein MSGRGKTGGKARAKAKTRSSRAGLQFPVGRVHRLLRKGNYAHRVGAGAPVYLAAVLEYLTAEILELAGNAARDNKKTRIIPRHLQLAVRNDEELNKLLGGVTIAQGGVLPNIQAVLLPKKTEKPAKK